The window AGAGGGGAAGATAAAGGCCTGCTTATGCCTGGCCTAGTTCCCAGCCCTGTGTGACAGCCACCCACTTTGAGAGCTCCCTGCCCCACATAGGGAGACCCCACCAACACTGGCACGCATGccacaggtaaggaaactgaggtgcagggTGGGAAAGCCCTGGCAGGGGCCTCAGATGACCCCAGCCTCTGGCCCTGCTGTGGGGCAGGGCAGCCCAGTGCCCAGTGTCTCTGTGTCCCCTGCAGTGCCCGGGCAAGGGCAGGCACGGCTCTAGGAAGTAGGTGTCCCTAGCCTTCTGAGCTCTGCCCAAAGAAACTGCATGACCACAGGCAGGCCAGAAGCTCTCTGAGACCTACCTGCCCAGGGAGGctgtgcccagccccagcccctagTACCTGCCCCTCACGGCCAGCAGCAGTGGGCTAAGGCCATCCTGGTCACGGGAGTTCACATCCACACCTCTCTGTAGCAGCATGGTGACCACCCTGGCATGGCCCCCCTTGGCAGCTGTATGCAGTGGTGTTTGACCATGGAAGTCCTCTAGGTTCAGGTCACTGCCCTGGGGTGACAAGGCCACATGGCCCCTGAGGGAGTTCTGGGTGGGCCATGGAGGGTCAGGTGTACCCCCAAGGGTGGGGCCCACTCAGCCACCCTTGCTGCAGTGAGGCCCCACCTGCTGGCAAGACAGCACTGCTACCCAGCCTGGCAGGCAAGGCCCTCATGCCAAGTCTGCTATGGCTGGGCTGGCCCCCGGTGCAAGGCTTACCAGGTCTGCCAGCACCTGCAAGGCCTCCAGGTCTCCAGCGTGGGCTGCAGCACAGGCCAGACTGGGCATCAAAGTGTCCCGCACAGCATCAGCCTCCTGCAGGGGAGAACAGTGGCACCTGGGACCCATGCTTCCCTCTGGGTCCTCAGCCCCCCGGGGAAAGGGCAGCCAGAACTAGCAGTCCCTGAGAGTGCCTGCATCTGCCACACCATGCTGGGGACAGTGGGTCCTCTGGCACAGAGGAGAAAGAGCCACCTGCTCTCCAAGATTCATTTTTTCCTGTCTCCATCATCACTGTCAAGGACAAAATCATCCACCCAGTGGAGCATGCAGGAGGGGCAACAGCCACCCTGCTCCTGGGAGGGGCACCCACTTAGGGCCTCATCACCCAGAGTCCCCAAGACACCAGGAGGCTATAGTCCCAGGAGAGGCCTCACaggtgccactgcacccagcaggcATGGCCTAGCTGACCACAAGGCTGCTGCCCCTGGTTCACATCCCTAGAGGCCCTGAGGCCAGGCAGCCACCCCAATGACCCCTTTTATCTGACCACTGCCAAGCACCCCCAGCAAGTGACAATTACCACCACAGCAGCTCACCAGAACAGGGCTGTCCCTGGAGGGGGACCACACAGAAACACTAGGAAGCAACACTCCCAGTGCCAGGCCAGGAAGAATGGCCCAGAGGCTGGGGCAGTGTGTGGGGTACAGGAAGCCCCCACAGACCCCAGGCCCCGAAGCAGGTCCTCAGCCACCCCACCCTCCCAGGTCTGTACACCAACGAGGATAGAAGTTACTTAAAGGCTGGCCCTTGTCTCTGCGTGCAGACGTGGAGTGTCCCACCTACCTCCTGGCAGCCCCTACACCTTGGCCAGCATAGGTTGTCAGAGGGCTGGGGTCCAGCCAGGCGACAGCCCCCAGCCACCAGATGTGTGCCCCAGTCCACACACTGGAAAGGCTGCACTACATGGCCAAGCTCCTGTCCATTTTGTTGTCCCATGGTTCCCTGCAAATGCCCCCGACATGGACCCTAAACCCTCTCCTGGGCCCTGGAACCGAAACCATGCCTGAATTCCAGCTCATGGGCTAGAATGACTGAGGTGATCCCATGGGGACCAGGGGTTGCAGAGACCCAATCTGCTGCTAGTCACCCTGCATGCTGCTCCCACCACGTTGGCTGTACCTGGCTGCTACTCAGACCCAATAGCCAGGCAACCCTCCGATCCAGCGGGCTGCCCCACAGTGAAGGTTGGGGCTCGTTGGCTGTGGGCAGCGTCAGCTCCCCACGGAGGTCCTTGGCCAGGAGCTGGGGGAGAGAACATGGGGTGGGCAGGCTCTGCCAGGGCCAGACTAGCAGACCAGCCCCAGGCCCAGGCTACCTGCACAGGGTCAGCCTCACAGTTAGCTGGGAGTCTCTGAGGTCCCAGGGGCCGGCAACCCAAGAGCCTAAGGCTGAATATGTCTGAgaagggtgggagaaggggaaggatCTTGGGGACAGTTTGGGGGGGACTCCACCTGTGCTAGGACCTGAGGCTCCCCAGAAAAGGAACAAGGACAGGCAGTGCCCAGCTCACAGTGAGGTAAGCACCAGAGAGCCTGGAGGCCGGAGCTGGTCCCTCCCCAACATGGGGAGCCCCACAAGCCAGCCATACCCCCCAGAGCCAGCCAGCAGTGTGAGTACGCACAGCCCAGAGAGGACACACCTCCTTCCTATCATTCAGGCTCAGGCCCGGCTGGCCCAGCACATATGACAGCTTGGCCAGAGCAGCCTCTGATGTCATGTCAAAGCCTGAGATGGTGCCGGCTCCTGCCATTGCCTGTGGGGAGAGGCTCAGGACTCAGGGCTCAGGGCAGGAAAGGGTGTCCCCTCTCCAGGAGCCTCCCAGACATGTGGCCCAGCCCAGGCTATGGaacttctcctcctttccccttaCCACCTGTCTCAGGGTCCCTCTCCTACCATGCCTGCTGCATAGTCTGAAGTCACTGCCCCCTGAAGGCAGTGGGTGCAGTTGACAATGACCAGGCCACGCTCAGATGCCGCCCGCAGCTCCTGCAGCAGGTCCGGCTTGGTGGGCCCATTCCCTGAGCCAAAGGTCTCCATGACAAGACCCTTCATGGGGGGCTGCAAGAAGGCCTGGACCTGTGGGGCGGTGGAGGTGGGGCTGATGGTGTGGCCTCTGCCTCCTGCTCCCCGCCACACCCTCCCAAGGGACACCTTGTCTGCAGCATCTGTGGCCTGGTGTTTCAGGCTCAGAGCACCAGGGAGCACTGCAGAGGCAGGCAAGGACACAGAAGGAGCCTGAGGCCCTGGCCCTGGCAACTCTACCCTTATCTGGGGTCTGCTGAGGGCACACTGCCACCAAATACACTGAGGGCTCCCTGTAAGCCAGGCACCAGCCCTGCTCCCACCCCAAAGGTGGAAAGCTCCACTCAGACAGCAGAGGACAGGGACAGGGCCCCACAGGCATCTTGGGAAAGCGGGACAGAGGCAGGTGCTGCAGTTACAACAGGAGTCAGATAGTAGCAGGAAGCAGAGGACCGTAGGAAGGCAGCAGTGAAACAGCAAGCAGCCCGGGAAACCACAGCCCATTTGCCCACAAGCATCCACTCGGAGGCGGCCCCCATGCCTCAGCCTGGACGGTAGGGTGGGGGTGCACATCCTAGTGGCCCTTGTGCAGGCCAAGGGTGGGCCTGAGCTAGGCCTGGGAGGTCACGGGGAGCCAGGAAGGGTATGGGCAGAAGGGCAGGTGGGCACTACCAAGGAGGCAGAGATCCCAGGGTAGAGGCGCAGCAAGCCCACAGCCGGCTCCACACTGTCCCGCACCACCAGCTGGGCCTTCCTGTCAACTTTGCGCACCAGGTCCCTGTTGACTGTGGGGAAGGGAAGGGCTAAGTGTGGGGCCTGCGGTCACACGCCACCCAAGACCCCAGTAGCACCAGCTCTGCTTTCAGAGCCTCTCCTGCCCCCGCTTCCTCTCCAAGGCTCACTTAGGCTGTGCCTGGTTTTGTGGTATGCACAGGGCCCAGGGACAAGGTACACTCAATTCCAAGAGAGAGATCAATAGCCAAGCAATGGGTGACACCGTGACAGACCAGGGAGGAATCTCAGCTGGCCAGGCGAGGGGTCAAAGAGACTagggcacacacagagacagaagcCTGCTGAGTCTCACAGGCCACCTGGGAGTGTGCTGGGCAGGGCGGTCAGGACCACATCCTCTGAACCCCTGCCTACTACCCATCAAGTCAACAAAGctatgaatggatgaatgagttGTCTGGACCTCCTTGGGGGTCACCCCCAAATCCTAGAGGCCTAATGTGTGCCCATTGCCCCCTCCCCACACCCACGATGAGTCATAGTGGAGTCCCAGGCCCTGCGGAAAGTGGAGAGGGGCAGAGCTTTGAGGTCAGTGTCCTGTGAATGCTGCCATGCAGTGGAGCTGCCCAGAGGGCCCGCTTGTGGACAGGTCTAAGGTCACCATCCTTTCCAGGACCTGAGTGGCCCAGGGTCTCCCAGCCTTCCTGCTGTGCTGTGCATGGGGCCTGACCTGTAAACCTCAGAGGTCAatgccaaaagcaggcccattcCTGTGGCCCTGCGCACGTTGCAGCCTCCAGCCAAGCAGAAGTGGACACTGGCAACCCCCACTCACCAAGTGATGTGAGAGCCTGCCCTGGGGCAGCAGGCATCCTGGAGACCCTCCGGTCCAGCCAGGGAATCTGAGGCCCCGAGAGGGAAACAGTCTGGCCTACAGTACCAGAGGGTCAGGCCCAGTGTCCTGGGAGCAACGGACTGCCCCTGACTCTTCCCACCCTACAGGGGGCTGTTGGCCTCAGGCCTCCTATTGTTTCTGCCAAGTGAGCCACATGTGATAATAAATAGCAGAATATTCTGCATAAACTAGTGGAGGGTGAGGGGTGAAAGATACAGGAGTGCTGGGGGTGGAGAGGGGCAGGTTCTTGGCAGCCAGGCCCCCACACCACAGGACGGCAGCACCAGTGTCTTTTCACTTGGGATGGGCTTCTCAGCCACCCAGCAGATAAGGCATCagccaggggtggggtgggggaggggaggtccCATCACCAGAACAATAGCTGCAGAGGGGACTCATACAGGGAAAAGGAGGCCCTCACCCATGGTGCAGCCAGCCCAAGGTTTCCAAGGGCCAGGGGAGCAGTTCCCTGGGATCTCAAGTCCTTCCCACCCAGGGCCTGCTGGAGGTCAGGGACATGGCTGCCAAGACACCCAGGTCTGAGAAAGAAGGGACAGTTGCACTGTGACCAGGCAAAGTGACCACCAAGTCCTAGAACAGCCTCTGCCCCAAGGACCATGCTCTGGGAGCCAAAGGGTGTGGTTCAAGCCTTAGGACGGGAGGGGGCTGCTCCAGTGAGCAGAGATGGGCGCTGGTAATACAGCGTAAGACTCCACAGCTAAAAGGCAGACGGCCAATGTCACCCTCAGGCACTCTGCGTCAGCACCTTGAAGTCTGTAGCTGGGCAGCCTTTTGAGCATCCAGCCCCTGGCTGTGGCCTGGTGATGGCCAGCCCACTCCTCTCACCCCAGAGGGTAAGTAAACATTCCAGGAAAAACCCCAGAAAAAGCGCCCAGGCCACCAGTGTACCCACCACCACTGCCAGGAGGGTGGGGGCACACGCTGATGCAGTCGggccctggctctgcccctcGGCCCCCTCCCCAGGGCCCCAGGCAGCCACACCCTGGGCAGAGCCTGGGGTTTCTCAACACCCAGCACCCAGTGCAGAACCGGCCCAGCAGCCCGACATCAGGCGGGGCAGCCAGGTTCCCACACCCTGCACAGATGGGAAGCAAACCGGCAGGACCTCAGCCGGGGAGGGGGCGTCAGCTTCAGTGCTGGGCCCGAGGCCAGAGTGTTCTGTGTCTCAGGTCCTGCTCAGATTTGGCATTTGGTGCTGGCAGGAGCCTGGAATCCCTGGTGAAGCCCTCCATGGTCTCCTGGGGACAGGGGGTGGGTGATGGCTCACCTGTAGGCAGAGCTCCACTCCTGGGCCCCAGATAAGGCCTGACTCAGTCCCCACAGGGAGCCGGGCCTACAGGATAGTCACTCACACGTCCACACCACTCTTCCTTCCTGGGCTGGGGGGCCAAGTGCCACAGACAGGCAAGCTAGTACAACATCAGCACCAGCAGGGaccacctcctccaagaagccttctggACTGCCCTGGCTCTCCATGAGCAAGTACCCCCTGTGGGCCCCCAAGACGTGTTGCACGTGCTGATAATGTGTTCTGGGCTTTACACTCCATAGACAGCGCCTGAGTGTCAGGGGTCTGCAGATGCAGGGTGAGAGCCCTGGAATAGGAGCTGGGGCTCAGGCCTGAGCCAACACCTCCTGCTGTGGCcctgcccaccacccccaccccggccTCAGTTTCACATCCACAGGGGCAGGGAGCTCTGTGCTTTCCTCCTGCCCTGTGTTGCTGAGGGGCCACGGGGCAACCAGCAAGTCCCCACCTACCAGTGCACCTGGCCTGCCACAGGGATGCCTTGTCTGGGCATTCAAAGGCACTGGGTGCGTTCAGGGGCACCTGCCTTTATCTGTTTCCATGGATAGGAGCCCCAGCCGGGACACGCCTAgagcccctcctgcccctccaccACGGCCCTTTCCCAGCACCTCTCAGGGTCACTGTGTCTGGGGCACCTTCTGGGGAGGTCCTGGCCTTGGGAGGTCAGGCCTGGTTGCCACCCCTCTCTGGGAGCATCTGCTCCTCTTAGTGGGGCAGGACTATTCCTAGAGGCTCCCCAGGAACTGCCTGCCAGGCCACCAGCAACTGTGTGTGTCTGACCCACCGCCTGCCGATGCCCAGGCCCAGACAGAAGATAGCACAGGAGCATGGGCGGGGGTGGGAGCGGCACAGTCACCCAGTCAGATGGGAGCAGCTGCATGGCGCCTGACAAGCAGCCACATCCCGCCATGCACACAGTGAGCCCAGCTGGGGCATGGTGTCAAAACGCTCCCCAAGACAGGCCAGCTTTGCAGCCTGGGGACAGGATGCCACAGCTAGGGGGCTGAGGTGGAGGCCCCAAATCAGCCCCAGGACGCGCACCTCAGTCTGAAGCCATGGGACCCAGGGTGGTTTTGGAGGTGCTGCTGAGGCACCAGGACCAGGGCAGCCCCTCTCAGAGCCCCTGTCATAGCAGAAGAACAGACCTGGGGTGGGACGGCTGGCCCAGAGCCCGGGAAGGCAGAGGTTCCCTCAGGAGGGTGACATCCAAGTGGAGCAGCATAAGCCTGGGAGTGTGGCCCTGAATCTCAGAGGAGGCCTTGCCGGGGCACTGGTCTCTGATAACAAGGTCTGAGGCCACCTCCCCAGGGGGAACCTCAGCACACACAACCAGCTGAGACACCGTCAACCCTACAGGGACAGCTGGGCTGCCTGCCAGGCCCAGAGGCCAGAAGAGCTCCCCCGACACTCCCAGGGCCAAGGTTGCATGTGTCCCAGGAGTCCAGGGGTGTGGCAGAGCCACAGGCAGTGTGGGAGAAACTCCCAGGCATGGGgccatttggctggggcaggacaCAGGAGGGGCAGGTCCTTTGAAACCTCTGCTCCAGGCCACCCCCAAGCCTGTGGTGACCACTCACAGCCCACCCTTTCCAGAGCCCAGGGCAGAAGCAAGTGGTGGGTCCTCTCCAAGTCACCAGGTCCCTGAGCCCCAGACAGTCTCCCTGTGGCagcccacatacactgggacCTTGCTCTTGGCTTACTGGTGACATCAGCACCCACAGTGGCCAGAGGGGGCAGGTTGGGGGAGCAGAAGGCCGCAAACCTCCGAGCATCCACCTTAGTCGTCCGGTTGCCCCGAAATAGCTGATTCTGAAAGAACAAGCAGAcctggggcgggggggagggaTGGATGGCAGCTCAAAGCAGGCTGGCCTGCCAGGGCCCTGCTTCCTCTCTGCTATCAACAGGACACCCAGGGGAGGTGGACTGCCATCCCCCCACCAGCAGACACCCTTGGGAGCCAATGCTGCAGACGCAGTTCCCTGCAGGCCCCTTGGAGCCCTATGCCCCCATGGGCATGCAGGTGGCTGGTCCAGGAGGGGTACCATGTTGCCCTCCGGGCAGGAGACTTTACAGAGGCCCCCACGGTGGTGCAGTCCCTGCAGGGTGCTTCTGGAGTGCTGAGTCTCTGCCCACTCTCTAAGCCACTCACAAGCTATCCCCCAGGAGGGTCCAGGCCCACACTTGGGCAGTGAGGTGGGCCCGGAAATGCACCCCAGTTAagcctcctccccactcctgcccAGGAAGGGAAGCACTGAAGACAAGGGGCTCCTGGTCGCCCCTCCCACCACTTGAGGGTGACCATCCCCCTGCGGCCCACATGAAACAGAAAGACACCACAGGGAAGCAAGAGCTTCACAGCAATACTGGGCACAGCCTGTCCTGGGAAACCAACGTGCACATCTACACTATGAACATAGCCGTCGGGAAACCTGGAAGGGAATACGCTCTTTGGAGACCGAGGTTTAGGGGTGACTTTGTGTCCTTCCATTCCCAGTTTTCTAAGGTTTTCAACAATGATTATGTATCCCTTGCAAGGTGAAAGACAAGTCCAGCCTTGGCCCTCTGGGCAGGTCCCACCTGAGGCCACCCCCAAGCTCCCTGAGCCACCCAGGGCCACACCTCAGGGATCTCATACTGGCCAGCCATGAGCAGCGCCCCCAGCAGGTTCTCACGGCCGTCGCTCCACAGGGCATGGATAGGcacctggtggggggtgggggcgtaGAGGGGCTGAGGCTAGGGAGCTCTGGAGGTCCTGGCTCAATGTTCCAGGCAACCCCTGAAGGCCCAGCTGAGGAATCCCTAGGCCAGGGCCTGGGGGACAGGAAGGCCTGGCTGGAGATGTCATGGAGCTGGAGATCTTAGGGGAATAGGGCTGCTCAGAGGTGGGGTGGTCAGCATCTCCAAGGCCGCTGACAGCAGCTGATACTGCCCAGCACCCAcaccctcccctctgctccctgtGTCCCAGTGCCCAGTGCTAGCAGCAGGGACCAGCCATCCCCAGAGCTCGGGAGGGTCTGGGAAGGGGAAAGTAAGCCTGAGCCCAGTCCATCCTCCAAGATGGTTGTGGTGTGCAGCAAGGAGGTAGGCTAGGGCAGGAGGTACATGCAGTGGGCCTCAGCCTTCCCCAAGAAGGGCCTCATCAAGACCCCTGGAGGACAAGGGGGACCAAAGCCAGGACGATGCCTGGCAGACCCAGCAGAAGGGCCTCCCTGTAGCTTCTGGGGGCTGCCACCAGGTTCTACTCAAAGGGACACAGGCCTCTGCCCTGTGGAGAAAGATTCCCAAGGTCTCGGGTAGGACTCGCCCCTGCAGCACTGGGGTTTGCTCTTGTGAAGCCACTGAGGGCAACAGGAACTCCAAGTGAGCTTCTAGGAGGGCCTAGTGTGATGCCAGGTCTCCCCTGCTGCCTTCCCTCAAATCTAGATCATTCCACCAGTCCTGGCTTTGGGGAGTTGTGCTGGgtcagaaggagaaaggaaggacttCAAGTACGAAGGCCCCCGAGGATGGCATTGATGGGAACCACAGTGGGAACCAAGGCTTCCCCAGCACCTGCCCTGTGTGTGGCCACCACGCTGACTCTCAGTCACAGAGGCTGCAAACACAAGGCTATTatccagaagagaaaagggtgcttggtgtcagcagggctgagtCAGGGCTCTGGGTGCTTGACAAGGCTGCCAgaaggcctcagcctcccaccccaGGGCACTCAGGACCTGGAGCCATGAGCCACTGGCCATCATGGGCCAGCAGGAGCCACCCCCGGGAGCCACTGGACTGAATGAGAAGCTCGGAATCCCCCCTCAGCCCCCAGCAACAATGACATGCCTTGTGACCTGAGGATACCAGACCCCAGCCCCGGGGCCCTAGGGTTACCTGGGCACCAGTGAGGATGACAGTTTTCTGCAGGTTCTCTAGCACAAAGGAGAGCACAGCAGCAGCAAAGGCCATGGTGTCTGTGCCGTGGATGACCACAAAGCCATGGTACTGCTTGTAGTGTTTCTGTGGGAGGCCAAATGCTCAGGGCAGGCAGTGGAGCAGCAGGAGGTGGCCCaggtgcagggggtgggggatgagggTGGCAGGGAGAGACCCTGCAGACTGCAGACTCCCCTCTGGAAGGAGGCCTCTGCCTACAGTCCTGGGACCTGGTGCCCTCACAGCCCCTAGCCCTGTGGCTTCCCTCAGATGAAAATGAGTGTGAGGGGCCTGTAGACACTCTCCCAGGACAGGAATGTCCCCAAACTTCCAGTCAGTGTGCCTCCAGGCTCCTCAGACTGGCAAAGCCTGGCAGGCTCGTCAGTCTGGGGGCTATGCTGGAACTCAGCTCAGTGCCCCTGGAGAGCCCAACAACGAGGCTCCCAGCCCCTGGGCAGGGCCCTGCAGTCCCATAGGAGGGTCTCTCATGGACATACATGATGGGCACAAGGCCAAGGACATGAGGACACTGACAGGCAAACCTAGGATGGCCTTCTAGGACCAAGAAAGGCCAGAGCCCTCCTGGGCACACCAGCCGGCTTAGCAGGAGTGAGGCTGGCGTGCAGGGATGTCTCTGGCCACCACCTTCTGGAGCGTGGCTAAGGCTGGACCTGAGTGGGCTGCTGGCCTGGACCATGACATCCATGAGCTCATTTCCTAGGGCCAGGGGTTTACACAGGGCTGGGTCTTCCCCAGAATGTCCTCCCATGGGGCATAAAGATCGCGCTGGCCAGCGATCTGCAGAGGCATGGCAGGGGCGCCCTCTGCCGGCCAGTCTGGGTATAGCTGAGGGCAGGGCCACCCGGGAAAAGGCCTCAGGGAACACGGTGGGCCCCCACAAAGAGGTCGGGTCTGATTGGAGGACATGGCTGGTGACAATGGGAAGACTACCCTGGACCACCATCCAGGGTCACACTGTTCCAGGCAGTGTGGCTGCAAACACaaggcagaagagaagaggaaaagggtgCTTGGTCGGGGCTCTGGGTGCTTGATAAGGCTGCCAGCAGGCTGCGGCCTCCCACCCCAGGGCACTCAGGACCTAGAGTCATGAGCCCCTGGCCATCATGGGCCAACAGGAGCCATCCCTGGGAGGGCTGGCAGGGACAAGAGAGTgactgggagggaagggggagcctAGTGATCCCACTCAGGGGAACAGGGGGTTCTTAAGGGAAGTGGGTAGGAATTCGGACTAGAGGAGTCAGGGGGCCGAAGGGGCCCCCC is drawn from Nycticebus coucang isolate mNycCou1 chromosome 6, mNycCou1.pri, whole genome shotgun sequence and contains these coding sequences:
- the ASPG gene encoding 60 kDa lysophospholipase isoform X4; the protein is MARAMEPERRLLAVYTGGTIGMRSEGGVLVPGRGLAAALKRLPMFHDKEHAQACSLPEDTLVLPPASPGQRIIYTVLECQPLFDSSDMTITEWVQIAQTIEVCLFFQNQLFRGNRTTKVDARRFAAFCSPNLPPLATVGADVTINRDLVRKVDRKAQLVVRDSVEPAVGLLRLYPGISASLVQAFLQPPMKGLVMETFGSGNGPTKPDLLQELRAASERGLVIVNCTHCLQGAVTSDYAAGMAMAGAGTISGFDMTSEAALAKLSYVLGQPGLSLNDRKELLAKDLRGELTLPTANEPQPSLWGSPLDRRVAWLLGLSSSQEADAVRDTLMPSLACAAAHAGDLEALQVLADLNSLRGHVALSPQGSDLNLEDFHGQTPLHTAAKGGHARVVTMLLQRGVDVNSRDQDGLSPLLLAVRGRHQGVIRLLRAAGACLSTEELEDAGTELCRLAFREDTDGLRAWWQAGVDLGQPGYNGHSALHVAEAAGNLEVVALLQSLASGVTAEAPGPVSPHLCSADICPQLPCDGPDLSTGGPQPGSRCFRGMPSPAHPVGPLGWVLPPVFQTRLLTGTLTPYSIVSPSQVPRMAGFARVWPPEP
- the ASPG gene encoding 60 kDa lysophospholipase isoform X3 encodes the protein MFHDKEHAQACSLPEDTLVLPPASPGQRIIYTVLECQPLFDSSDMTITEWVQIAQTIEKHYKQYHGFVVIHGTDTMAFAAAVLSFVLENLQKTVILTGAQVPIHALWSDGRENLLGALLMAGQYEIPEVCLFFQNQLFRGNRTTKVDARRFAAFCSPNLPPLATVGADVTINRDLVRKVDRKAQLVVRDSVEPAVGLLRLYPGISASLVQAFLQPPMKGLVMETFGSGNGPTKPDLLQELRAASERGLVIVNCTHCLQGAVTSDYAAGMAMAGAGTISGFDMTSEAALAKLSYVLGQPGLSLNDRKELLAKDLRGELTLPTANEPQPSLWGSPLDRRVAWLLGLSSSQEADAVRDTLMPSLACAAAHAGDLEALQVLADLNSLRGHVALSPQGSDLNLEDFHGQTPLHTAAKGGHARVVTMLLQRGVDVNSRDQDGLSPLLLAVRGRHQGVIRLLRAAGACLSTEELEDAGTELCRLAFREDTDGLRAWWQAGVDLGQPGYNGHSALHVAEAAGNLEVVALLQSLASGVTAEAPGPVSPHLCSADICPQLPCDGPDLSTGGPQPGSRCFRGMPSPAHPVGPLGWVLPPVFQTRLLTGTLTPYSIVSPSQVPRMAGFARVWPPEP
- the ASPG gene encoding 60 kDa lysophospholipase isoform X5, whose product is MARAMEPERRLLAVYTGGTIGMRSEGGVLVPGRGLAAALKRLPMFHDKEHAQACSLPEDTLVLPPASPGQRIIYTVLECQPLFDSSDMTITEWVQIAQTIEKHYKQYHGFVVIHGTDTMAFAAAVLSFVLENLQKTVILTGAQVPIHALWSDGRENLLGALLMAGQYEIPEVCLFFQNQLFRGNRTTKVDARRFAAFCSPNLPPLATVGADVTINRDLVRKVDRKAQLVVRDSVEPAVGLLRLYPGISASLVQAFLQPPMKGLVMETFGSGNGPTKPDLLQELRAASERGLVIVNCTHCLQGAVTSDYAAGMAMAGAGTISGFDMTSEAALAKLSYVLGQPGLSLNDRKELLAKDLRGELTLPTANEPQPSLWGSPLDRRVAWLLGLSSSQEADAVRDTLMPSLACAAAHAGDLEALQVLADLNSLRGHVALSPQGSDLNLEDFHGQTPLHTAAKGGHARVVTMLLQRGVDVNSRDQDGLSPLLLAVRGRHQGVIRLLRAAGACLSTEELEDAGTELCRLAFREDTDGLRAWWQAGVDLGQPGYNGHSALHVAEAAGNLEVVALLQSLASGVTAEAPGPVSPHLCSADICPQQAAL
- the ASPG gene encoding 60 kDa lysophospholipase isoform X6, whose amino-acid sequence is MARAMEPERRLLAVYTGGTIGMRSEGGVLVPGRGLAAALKRLPMFHDKEHAQACSLPEDTLVLPPASPGQRIIYTVLECQPLFDSSDMTITEWVQIAQTIEKHYKQYHGFVVIHGTDTMAFAAAVLSFVLENLQKTVILTGAQVPIHALWSDGRENLLGALLMAGQYEIPEVCLFFQNQLFRGNRTTKVDARRFAAFCSPNLPPLATVGADVTINRDLVRKVDRKAQLVVRDSVEPAVGLLRLYPGISASLVQAFLQPPMKGLVMETFGSGNGPTKPDLLQELRAASERGLVIVNCTHCLQGAVTSDYAAGMAMAGAGTISGFDMTSEAALAKLSYVLGQPGLSLNDRKELLAKDLRGELTLPTANEPQPSLWGSPLDRRVAWLLGLSSSQEADAVRDTLMPSLACAAAHAGDLEALQVLADLGSDLNLEDFHGQTPLHTAAKGGHARVVTMLLQRGVDVNSRDQDGLSPLLLAVRGRHQGVIRLLRAAGACLSTEELEDAGTELCRQKQLGTWKWWPFYRALQVGSLLRPQAQ
- the ASPG gene encoding 60 kDa lysophospholipase isoform X1, producing MARAMEPERRLLAVYTGGTIGMRSEGGVLVPGRGLAAALKRLPMFHDKEHAQACSLPEDTLVLPPASPGQRIIYTVLECQPLFDSSDMTITEWVQIAQTIEKHYKQYHGFVVIHGTDTMAFAAAVLSFVLENLQKTVILTGAQVPIHALWSDGRENLLGALLMAGQYEIPEVCLFFQNQLFRGNRTTKVDARRFAAFCSPNLPPLATVGADVTINRDLVRKVDRKAQLVVRDSVEPAVGLLRLYPGISASLVQAFLQPPMKGLVMETFGSGNGPTKPDLLQELRAASERGLVIVNCTHCLQGAVTSDYAAGMAMAGAGTISGFDMTSEAALAKLSYVLGQPGLSLNDRKELLAKDLRGELTLPTANEPQPSLWGSPLDRRVAWLLGLSSSQEADAVRDTLMPSLACAAAHAGDLEALQVLADLNSLRGHVALSPQGSDLNLEDFHGQTPLHTAAKGGHARVVTMLLQRGVDVNSRDQDGLSPLLLAVRGRHQGVIRLLRAAGACLSTEELEDAGTELCRLAFREDTDGLRAWWQAGVDLGQPGYNGHSALHVAEAAGNLEVVALLQSLASGVTAEAPGPVSPHLCSADICPQLPCDGPDLSTGGPQPGSRCFRGMPSPAHPVGPLGWVLPPVFQTRLLTGTLTPYSIVSPSQVPRMAGFARVWPPEP
- the ASPG gene encoding 60 kDa lysophospholipase isoform X2; translated protein: MARAMEPERRLLAVYTGGTIGMRSEGGVLVPGRGLAAALKRLPMFHDKEHAQACSLPEDTLVLPPASPGQRIIYTVLECQPLFDSSDMTITEWVQIAQTIEKHYKQYHGFVVIHGTDTMAFAAAVLSFVLENLQKTVILTGAQVPIHALWSDGRENLLGALLMAGQYEIPEVCLFFQNQLFRGNRTTKVDARRFAAFCSPNLPPLATVGADVTINRDLVRKVDRKAQLVVRDSVEPAVGLLRLYPGISASLVQAFLQPPMKGLVMETFGSGNGPTKPDLLQELRAASERGLVIVNCTHCLQGAVTSDYAAGMAMAGAGTISGFDMTSEAALAKLSYVLGQPGLSLNDRKELLAKDLRGELTLPTANEPQPSLWGSPLDRRVAWLLGLSSSQEADAVRDTLMPSLACAAAHAGDLEALQVLADLGSDLNLEDFHGQTPLHTAAKGGHARVVTMLLQRGVDVNSRDQDGLSPLLLAVRGRHQGVIRLLRAAGACLSTEELEDAGTELCRLAFREDTDGLRAWWQAGVDLGQPGYNGHSALHVAEAAGNLEVVALLQSLASGVTAEAPGPVSPHLCSADICPQLPCDGPDLSTGGPQPGSRCFRGMPSPAHPVGPLGWVLPPVFQTRLLTGTLTPYSIVSPSQVPRMAGFARVWPPEP